A genomic segment from Stappia indica encodes:
- the ykgO gene encoding type B 50S ribosomal protein L36, which yields MKIKNSLKALMGRHRDNRMVRRKGRVYIINKKAPRFKARQG from the coding sequence ATGAAGATCAAGAATTCGCTCAAGGCGCTGATGGGCCGTCACCGCGACAACCGCATGGTTCGCCGCAAGGGACGCGTCTACATCATCAACAAGAAGGCTCCGCGCTTCAAGGCCCGCCAGGGCTGA
- a CDS encoding tetratricopeptide repeat protein → MLPPEALPPSLDDFDAPTTEVEPPSGPAPAVTDNETPKNELDGLFAELAKVTSDEAARPLVGRIQRIWSRSGSPTVDLLMVRAAAAMQAKDYALALDLLDVTVRLAPDFPEAWNRRATVNYLREDFGRSMVDIERVLALEPRHWGAMSGLGIILRRIGRDDEALETFRQVLKIHPVSENARKAVEDMEKAAAGSPI, encoded by the coding sequence GTGCTTCCTCCCGAAGCGCTGCCCCCCTCGCTCGACGATTTCGACGCGCCGACCACCGAGGTCGAGCCGCCGTCCGGTCCGGCTCCCGCCGTGACCGACAACGAGACGCCGAAGAACGAGCTCGACGGGCTGTTCGCTGAGCTTGCCAAGGTCACGAGCGACGAGGCGGCCCGCCCGCTGGTCGGCCGCATCCAGCGCATCTGGTCGCGCTCGGGCAGCCCGACGGTCGACCTTTTGATGGTCCGCGCGGCCGCTGCCATGCAGGCCAAGGACTATGCGCTGGCGCTCGACCTGCTCGATGTGACGGTGCGGCTCGCCCCCGATTTTCCCGAAGCCTGGAACCGGCGCGCGACGGTGAATTACCTGCGCGAGGATTTCGGCCGCTCGATGGTCGATATCGAGCGGGTGCTGGCGCTGGAGCCGCGCCACTGGGGCGCAATGTCGGGCCTCGGCATCATCCTGCGGCGAATCGGGCGCGACGACGAGGCGCTGGAAACCTTCCGCCAGGTGCTGAAGATACATCCGGTCAGCGAAAACGCGCGTAAGGCAGTCGAGGACATGGAAAAGGCGGCCGCCGGTTCGCCGATCTGA
- a CDS encoding alpha/beta fold hydrolase: MPTLALVLLSALALLLSGLALLAEMRGREAEARYPPIGTFAEIDGVRLHYVDIRPNGWRAGDPALVFVHGASANLRDPHMALAGPLSDWPAEQGKAARLVFVDRPGHGYSQRGGDAMYRPAAQAALIAGLTDSLGIERAVAVGHSWGGAVAAQLGLARADLFAGLVFLAPATHPWPGGTNWYYDAAALPVAGTVFSHTLAPFGAALVAPSAINGIFRPAETPAGYGERLGLPLLFRPQTFRENARDVAFLKGEVEAASPRYGEITQPAAVITGETDSVVYPHIHSHGLVRDLPNAWLVTLERAGHMPHHTRTDAVLAEIAKVVAMTFPDAGWSDEGSRNENETAKAASSSKAAAASE; the protein is encoded by the coding sequence ATGCCCACCCTTGCCCTTGTCCTGCTGTCGGCGCTGGCGCTGCTGCTCTCCGGTCTTGCCCTGCTGGCGGAAATGCGCGGGCGTGAGGCGGAGGCGCGCTATCCGCCGATCGGCACCTTCGCCGAGATCGACGGCGTGCGGCTGCACTATGTCGATATCCGGCCCAACGGCTGGCGGGCGGGCGACCCGGCGCTGGTCTTCGTGCACGGGGCGAGCGCCAACCTGCGCGACCCGCATATGGCGCTGGCCGGCCCGTTGAGCGACTGGCCGGCGGAGCAGGGCAAGGCCGCACGACTGGTCTTCGTCGACCGGCCCGGCCACGGCTATTCCCAGCGCGGCGGCGACGCCATGTACCGTCCGGCGGCCCAGGCGGCGCTGATCGCCGGACTGACCGACAGTCTCGGGATTGAGCGGGCGGTCGCGGTCGGCCATTCCTGGGGCGGGGCGGTGGCGGCGCAGCTGGGGCTGGCGCGTGCCGATCTCTTCGCCGGTCTGGTGTTCCTGGCGCCGGCGACCCATCCCTGGCCGGGCGGCACCAACTGGTATTACGACGCCGCCGCCCTGCCGGTCGCCGGCACGGTGTTTTCCCACACGCTCGCCCCGTTCGGCGCGGCGCTGGTCGCTCCCTCCGCCATCAACGGCATCTTCCGCCCGGCCGAGACGCCGGCAGGCTATGGCGAGCGGCTGGGCCTGCCGCTGCTGTTCCGCCCGCAGACCTTCCGGGAGAATGCGCGGGACGTCGCCTTTCTGAAGGGGGAGGTGGAGGCGGCCTCGCCGCGATACGGCGAGATCACGCAGCCGGCGGCGGTGATCACCGGCGAGACGGACAGCGTCGTCTATCCGCATATCCATTCGCACGGGCTGGTGCGGGACCTGCCCAATGCCTGGCTGGTGACGCTGGAGCGGGCCGGCCACATGCCGCACCACACGCGCACCGATGCGGTGCTGGCGGAGATCGCGAAAGTGGTGGCGATGACCTTCCCGGACGCGGGATGGAGCGATGAGGGCAGCCGAAACGAAAACGAGACGGCCAAGGCCGCCTCGTCGTCGAAAGCTGCTGCTGCGAGCGAGTGA